A single region of the Leptodactylus fuscus isolate aLepFus1 chromosome 5, aLepFus1.hap2, whole genome shotgun sequence genome encodes:
- the LOC142204114 gene encoding E3 ubiquitin/ISG15 ligase TRIM25-like, giving the protein MASADVRDELDCSICLTIYTDPVTLRCGHNFCRVCIGQVLNTQDESGVYSCPECREEFRERPVLQRNITLRNVVERVLSTEPHQEEITGICCTYCIHSPVPAVKSCLMCEASLCDNHLRVHSKSPEHVLCDPSTNLEKRKCSVHKKVLEYYCTEDTACICVSCSLAGEHRGHQVEMLDKASEKKKKELRNVLQKLITKRKKTENRVQSLEESRRKAQEKASGETERVTALFIDIRRRLDDLEKKILSEISRQEEQRSLSLSDLIQKLEIKKAELSMKMQHIEELCNMTDPLTVLQDPDTGDLCDPEEGGGDEDTGGHDKTHDVDVDGITGMLHAGLSDIMTYLQTISPPKPDEMRPQPPSAQSLPSHPQDLPVSGTKYGGDGVIVRTGGVGREVTAAGEGGIYGQGPADILLDVNTAANNIQISDDLKTVTWAEIRQNRPQIDKRFQDYPQVISNQRFTSGRHYWDVEIRGSWLWMVGMCYPSIDRRGQQSVIGYNNKSWVLCEGQWCKNHYSVIHDSKEIPLRHQISGNRLRICLDYEAGQLSFYELCDPIRHLHTVTDTFTEPLHVVLYVFGGSIKILGRGL; this is encoded by the coding sequence ATGGCATCTGCTGATGTGAGAGATGAGCTGGACTGCTCCATCTGTCTGACCATTTATACCgatcctgtaaccctgagatgtggacacaacttctgccgggtctgtattggtcaGGTCCTGAATACACAGGACGAGTCTGGAGTTTATTCCTGTCCTGAATGTAGAGAAGAGTTTCGGGAGCGGCCTGTACTGCAGAGGAACATAACTCTACGTAATGTAGTAGAACGTGTCCTGTCTACTGAGCCccatcaggaggagatcaccgGGATCTGCTGCACTTACTGTATTCACTCTCCTGTACCTGCTGTGAAGTCCTGTCTGATGTGTGAAGCTTCTCTGTGTGATAACCATCTGAGAGTCCACAGCAAGTCACCAGAACACGTCTTATGTGATCCCAGCACCaacctggagaagaggaaatgttctgtccataagaaggtcctggaatattactgtactgaggacACTGCTTGTATCTGTGTGTCCTGTAGTTTGGCTGGAGAACATCGAGGACACCAGGTGGAGATGCTGGATaaggcctctgagaagaagaagaaggaactGAGAAATGTTCTTCAGAAACTGATCACAAAGAGGAAGAAGACTGAGAATAGAGTCCAGAGTCTGGAggagagcaggagaaaagctcaAGAGAAAGCATCTGGAGAAACCGAGAGAGTCACTGCCCTGTTTATAGACATCAGGAGACGACTGGACGACCTGGAGAAGAAGATCCTGAGTGAGATATCCAGGCAGGAGGAGCAGCGGTCACTGTCACTGTCTGATCTGATCCAGAAGCTGGAGATAAAGAAGGCCGAGCTGTCCATGAAGATGCAGCACATTGAGGAGCTGTGTAACATGACTGAtccactgactgtcttacaggatccagacacaggtgacttgtgtgatcctgaggaggggggaggtgatgaggacacagggggaCATGATAAGACACATGATGTAGATGTGGATGGAATTACAGGGATGTTACATGCAGGTCTCTCTGATATAATGACATATCTACAGACCATCTCACCTCCAAAACCAGACGAAATGAGGCCACAACCCCCCAGCGCCCAATCTCTGCCCAGTCACCCCCAAGATTTACCTGTGTCAGGTACAAAATATGGGGGTGATGGTGTAATAGTCAGGACTGGGGGTGTTGGGAGGGAGGTAACggctgcaggagagggagggatctatgggcagggtcctgcagacatattactggatgtaaACACGGCTGCTAATAATATCCAAATATCAGATGACCTGAAAACTGTAACCTGGGCAGAAATAAGACAGAATCGTCCACAAATAGACAAGAGATTCCAGGATTATCCTCAGGTGATAAGTAACCAGAGATTTACCTCAGGGCGACATTACTGGGATGTGGAGATCAGGGGATCATGGCTGTGGATGGTGGGGATGTGTTATCCCAGTATAGACAGGAGGGGGCAGCAGTCAGTCATTGGATATAATAACAAGTCCTGGGTTTTATGTGAAGGGCAGTGGTGTAAGAATCATTATTCAGTGATACATGACAGTAAAGAGATCCCGTTACGTCACCAGATCTCCGGTAATAGATTGAGGATCTGTCTGGATTATGAGGCTGGGCAGTTGTCCTTctatgagctgtgtgaccccatcagacacttacacaccGTCACTGACACCTTCACCGAGCCCCTTCATGTTGTATTATATGTATTTGGAGGTTCTATAAAGATATTGGGGCGGGGGCTGTGA
- the LOC142204612 gene encoding E3 ubiquitin-protein ligase TRIM39-like: MASADVRDKLLCSICLTIYTDPVILRCGHNFCQFCIDLVLNTQDESGVYSCPECREEFQERPVMQRNITLRNVVERVLSTEPHQEEITGICCTYCIHSPVPAVKSCLLCEASLCDNHLRVHSKSPEHALTDPSTNLEKRKCSVHKKVLEYYCTEDAACICVYCSAGEHRGHWVEMLDEAFEKKKNKMRYCLPKLMTKREKTEERVQSLEESRRKAQEKASGEAKRVTALFIDIRRRLDDLEKKVLSEISRQEEQRSLSLSDVIQKLEIKKTELSMKMRHIEELCNMTDPLTVLQDPDTGDLCDPEEGGGDEDTGGHDKTHDVDVDGITGMLHAGLSDIMTYLQTISPAKPGEMRPQPPSARSLPSHTQDLPVSGTEYGGDDVIVRTGGVGGEVMAAGEGGIYGQGPADILLDVNTAHNNIRISQDRKTVTWAEIRQDRPETAKRFQDWPQVISIRRFTSGRHYWDVEISRSKWWRVGMCYPSIDRRGQQSHIGYNNKSWSLYGSRFSDTEYSVIHDSKWIQLPQQISSNRLRICLDYEAGQLSFYELCDPIRHLHTFTDTFSEPLHAAVCLFRGSIKILGATTMRIGDRLEPESGPGKKFKSGPIL, encoded by the coding sequence ATGGCGTCTGCTGATGTGAGAGATAAgctgctctgctccatctgtctgACCATTTATACCGATCCTGTAATcctgagatgtggacacaacttctgccaGTTCTGTATTGATCTGGTCCTGAATACACAGGATGAGTCTGGAGTTTATTCCTGTCCTGAATGTAGAGAAGAGTTTCAGGAGCGGCCTGTAATGCAGAGGAATATAACTCTACGTAATGTAGTAGAACGTGTCCTGTCTACTGAGCCccatcaggaggagatcaccgGGATCTGCTGCACTTACTGTATTCACTCTCCGGTACCTGCTGTGAAGTCCTGTCTACTCTGTGAAGCTTCTCTGTGTGATAACCATCTGAGAGTCCACAGCAAGTCACCAGAACACGCCCTAACTGATCCCAGCACCaacctggagaagaggaaatgttctgtccataagaaggtcctggaatattactgtactgaggatGCTGCTTGTATCTGTGTGTATTGTTCAGCAGGAGAACATCGAGGACATTGGGTGGAGATGCTGGATGAGGCCTTtgagaagaaaaagaataaaatgAGATATTGTCTCCCAAAATTGATGACAAAGAGAGAGAAGACTGAGGAAAGAGTCCAGAGTCTGGAggagagcaggagaaaagctcaAGAAAAAGCATCTGGAGAAGCCAAGAGAGTCACTGCCCTGTTTATAGACATCAGGAGACGACTGGACGACCTGGAGAAGAAGGTCCTGAGTGAGATCTCCAGGCAGGAGGAGCAGCGGTCATTGTCACTGTCTGATGTGATCCAGAAGCTGGAAATAAAGAAGACCGAGCTGTCCATGAAGATGCGGCACATTGAGGAGCTGTGTAACATGACTGAtccactgactgtcttacaggatccagacacaggtgacttgtgtgatcctgaggaggggggaggtgatgaggacacagggggaCATGATAAGACACATGACGTAGATGTGGATGGAATTACAGGGATGTTACATGCAGGTCTCTCTGATATAATGACATATCTACAGACCATCTCACCCGCAAAACCAGGAGAAATGAGGCCACAACCccccagcgcccgatctctgccCAGTCACACCCAAGATTTACCTGTGTCAGGTACAGAATATGGGGGTGATGATGTAATAGTCAGGACTGGGGGTGTTGGGGGGGAGGTAATggctgcaggagagggagggatctatgggcagggtcctgcagacatattactggatgtaaACACGGCTCATAATAATATCCGAATATCACAGGACCGGAAAACTGTAACCTGGGCAGAAATAAGACAGGATCGTCCAGAAACAGCCAAGAGATTCCAGGATTGGCCTCAGGTGATAAGTATCAGGAGATTTACCTCAGGACGACATTACTGGGATGTGGAGATCAGTAGATCAAAATGGTGGAGGGTGGGGATGTGTTATCCCAGTATAGACAGGAGGGGGCAGCAGTCACACATTGGATATAATAACAAGTCCTGGAGTTTATATGGAAGTCGGTTCAGTGATACTGAGTATTCAGTGATACATGACAGTAAATGGATCCAGTTACCTCAGCAGATCTCCAGTAATAGATTGAGGATCTGTCTGGATTATGAGGCCGGGCAGTTGTCCTTTtatgagctgtgtgaccccatcagacacttacacaccttcaCTGACACCTTCTCCGAGCCCCTTCATGCTGCAGTATGTTTATTTAGAGGTTCTATAAAGATATTAGGAGCAACAACTATGAGGATCGGAGACAGATTGGAACCTGAAAGTGGAcctggaaaaaaatttaaaagtggTCCCATTTTATAG